A stretch of the Terriglobia bacterium genome encodes the following:
- a CDS encoding ABC transporter permease, with translation MPRWTYKLFLRLRSLFRSSKVERELQEEIRFHLENQIEEQIAQGMTPEEARFEALRVLGGLEQHREECRDARGVRLIRDFLQDVCYAFRGFRRSPWFSAGVVLTLALGIGANGAVFSILQAVLLQPLPYRDPDRLVMVWRSPKQAPAGEQDQMLWGSGWQRGILTREMVFDWREESAGVFDGFAGNSEAQFDLTLGDRAERLRGALVTPNFFDVLGVKAVAGRLFAATDETSAEPLLVLSDRLWRRAFGADPGIVGRRIMLVGDTRPRRPRTFAVIGVLPPAFRFTYPDETEAWVLEPWRDLARQP, from the coding sequence ATGCCGCGCTGGACATACAAGTTGTTTCTCCGTCTCCGCTCGTTATTCCGAAGCAGCAAGGTCGAAAGGGAATTGCAGGAGGAGATCCGATTCCACCTCGAAAACCAAATTGAGGAGCAGATCGCGCAAGGAATGACGCCGGAGGAAGCCCGATTTGAAGCTCTGCGAGTGCTGGGCGGCCTCGAGCAACATAGAGAAGAATGCCGCGACGCCCGCGGAGTTCGACTAATTCGCGACTTCCTTCAGGACGTGTGCTATGCGTTCCGGGGATTTCGGCGCTCACCATGGTTCTCTGCCGGCGTCGTCCTCACGCTCGCGCTGGGAATCGGCGCCAACGGCGCCGTTTTCAGCATCCTGCAAGCCGTACTGCTCCAGCCGCTGCCCTACCGCGACCCGGATCGCCTCGTGATGGTGTGGCGATCCCCGAAGCAGGCGCCCGCCGGTGAGCAGGACCAGATGCTTTGGGGATCGGGCTGGCAGCGGGGAATTCTCACGCGCGAGATGGTGTTCGACTGGCGAGAGGAATCCGCCGGCGTGTTCGATGGCTTCGCGGGCAACTCGGAAGCCCAGTTCGATCTCACGCTCGGCGACCGGGCAGAGCGGCTGCGCGGGGCGCTCGTCACGCCCAACTTTTTTGATGTGCTGGGCGTCAAGGCCGTGGCAGGACGGTTGTTTGCCGCGACCGACGAGACGAGCGCCGAGCCCCTGCTCGTGCTGAGCGACCGCCTGTGGCGCCGCGCCTTCGGCGCCGACCCAGGAATTGTCGGCCGGCGCATCATGCTCGTGGGAGACACTCGACCCCGCCGGCCGCGGACGTTCGCGGTGATTGGCGTTCTGCCACCGGCATTTCGATTCACCTATCCCGACGAAACCGAGGCGTGGGTTCTGGAGCCGTGGCGTGATCTGGCGCGCCAACCG
- a CDS encoding PadR family transcriptional regulator, which translates to MGKPADLVQGTLDLLILKTIALEPMHGWGIAQRIRLVSKDVLQVNQGALYPALHRLEQQGWIAAKWGASENNRRAKYYSVTPAGRKYLNQERANWDRLSTAIDLVLETP; encoded by the coding sequence ATGGGCAAGCCGGCAGATCTTGTACAGGGCACGCTGGACCTTCTGATTCTTAAAACGATCGCGCTCGAACCCATGCACGGCTGGGGGATCGCGCAACGCATCCGGCTGGTCTCGAAGGATGTCCTGCAGGTGAACCAGGGAGCGCTTTATCCTGCCTTGCACCGCCTCGAGCAGCAGGGATGGATCGCGGCAAAGTGGGGAGCGTCGGAAAACAATCGCCGCGCCAAATATTACTCGGTGACGCCGGCAGGCCGCAAATATCTGAATCAGGAGCGCGCGAATTGGGACCGGCTGTCCACGGCTATCGACCTGGTTCTGGAAACACCTTGA
- a CDS encoding ABC transporter permease, translating to MPDWKKEVAARLSGLRLDPARETEICEELAQHLEDRYQELLRGGATEKEAYQAIQAEWGQGGKLMDEIRKVERIARHEPIAWGAQVGRNLIGALAFDFRSAIRSLTRSRWFAVGAALTFALGIGVNVAVFSAVDRVLFRALPYDHWDQIYEMGEYEAGTDRSYGTMPAAWVVESRRLSSVADICVTGFTSSSYSMSSDPADESAIRLTDASFNTLDVLGVRPFMGRDFTREDAQQKRACALISYSLWRGRFNGAPDIVGRRLWRSGSEPVAIIGVLPASFISASYFFDPASDGLALTSDNFDAAKSGERFYRSYVRLKPGMSHAAAEAQINTLVERLGPEEPGAPKMVVRLVPLKTALFGRYASYLWLVVAAAGLVLLVACANLASLLLVRGRSREHQAAVRLALGASTFRLMQTAWIESLILSFIGTLIGLMVLAWTGQGMQALLPPVFSRFAVPAYDARVIVLSICAASFSALFAGVVPCLRLSRIDILASLQQFAGRGRMGRLRGGRGLLVVEAAVSLALVAGATMGARSLMGLMSNDLGFKPDGLYNIGIRFPPTKDPHVYYQRNIAVLDELRRLHGVQSAGAAFVSPISAGAPGGRLGAGPTKASRWQITDGFIEAMGMRLVAGRSFTSADLDYPESVGILSEMGLQLVWPGLRPAEAIGRLLETAGEAPRRIIGIVSDVRSAHASLPLPSFYVPVTPRLPGRDFAVRLQSGATWSAAEIRDRIQARVAPPLSVRITCEADLLSRGLLNQKFITMLFSAFGIVALILAAVGLYAVASFEVALRRSEIGLRMSLGATPGNVQRFVIREALGPVVIGLGVGIIGTYWASKFAQSWWYKIDSRDPMTYLLAATVLIAATTFAAWLPARRASRIDPMAALRCE from the coding sequence ATGCCTGACTGGAAAAAGGAGGTTGCCGCGCGACTCTCCGGCCTGCGGCTCGATCCTGCGCGCGAGACTGAGATCTGCGAGGAGCTGGCGCAACACCTCGAGGACCGGTATCAGGAACTGCTGCGCGGCGGCGCGACAGAGAAAGAGGCGTATCAGGCAATCCAGGCGGAGTGGGGCCAAGGCGGAAAGCTCATGGACGAGATCAGAAAGGTCGAGCGCATTGCCCGGCATGAGCCGATAGCTTGGGGCGCACAGGTTGGGCGCAACCTGATCGGCGCTCTCGCTTTTGATTTTCGGTCGGCAATTCGATCACTGACGCGATCGCGCTGGTTTGCCGTGGGCGCGGCGCTGACGTTCGCGCTCGGCATCGGGGTCAATGTGGCTGTGTTCTCGGCCGTTGACCGCGTGCTTTTTCGGGCTTTGCCCTATGACCATTGGGATCAAATCTATGAAATGGGTGAATATGAGGCGGGCACTGACAGAAGCTACGGCACGATGCCCGCCGCCTGGGTCGTCGAGTCCCGACGCCTTTCGAGCGTCGCCGACATATGCGTTACCGGATTCACCAGTAGCAGCTATTCGATGTCGAGCGATCCTGCCGATGAAAGCGCGATCCGTCTGACGGACGCATCGTTCAATACCCTGGACGTTTTGGGCGTTCGCCCTTTCATGGGCAGGGATTTCACCCGTGAGGATGCACAGCAGAAGCGGGCATGCGCGCTCATCAGTTACAGCCTGTGGCGAGGAAGGTTTAACGGCGCTCCCGACATCGTGGGTCGGAGATTATGGCGGTCGGGGTCGGAGCCGGTGGCGATTATCGGTGTTCTCCCCGCATCGTTCATTTCCGCCTCCTACTTTTTCGATCCTGCATCCGATGGGCTTGCGCTTACGTCTGACAACTTCGATGCCGCCAAATCCGGTGAGCGGTTCTATCGATCCTATGTGCGGCTCAAGCCTGGCATGTCGCACGCGGCAGCCGAGGCGCAGATCAACACTCTCGTGGAGCGACTGGGTCCGGAGGAACCCGGAGCACCGAAAATGGTCGTCCGGCTGGTTCCCCTGAAGACCGCTTTGTTCGGCAGGTACGCGTCCTACTTGTGGCTTGTCGTGGCCGCGGCCGGACTCGTACTCCTGGTGGCCTGTGCGAACCTGGCGAGCCTGCTCCTCGTACGCGGCCGGTCGCGCGAGCATCAGGCGGCAGTGCGGTTGGCTCTGGGCGCCTCGACGTTTCGCCTCATGCAGACAGCGTGGATCGAAAGCCTGATCCTGTCGTTTATCGGCACGTTGATTGGCCTCATGGTTCTTGCCTGGACGGGCCAAGGAATGCAAGCGCTGCTGCCCCCAGTCTTCAGCCGATTCGCCGTCCCGGCATACGACGCGCGAGTGATTGTTCTCTCGATTTGTGCCGCATCTTTTTCGGCACTGTTCGCGGGCGTTGTGCCATGCCTGCGTTTGTCGAGGATCGACATACTGGCCTCGCTGCAGCAGTTTGCCGGCCGTGGCAGGATGGGACGGTTGCGCGGCGGCCGGGGCCTGCTGGTCGTGGAAGCGGCGGTCAGCCTCGCACTTGTGGCGGGAGCAACCATGGGCGCGCGCAGCCTGATGGGCCTGATGAGTAATGATTTGGGATTCAAGCCTGACGGTCTTTACAACATCGGGATCCGATTTCCCCCGACCAAAGATCCTCATGTTTATTACCAGCGAAACATTGCGGTACTCGACGAGTTGCGACGCCTCCACGGCGTTCAATCAGCGGGAGCTGCGTTTGTATCGCCAATCAGCGCCGGTGCGCCGGGGGGCAGACTTGGAGCCGGCCCTACAAAGGCCTCCCGTTGGCAAATAACCGATGGTTTTATTGAAGCGATGGGAATGCGTCTCGTGGCCGGACGGAGCTTTACATCCGCCGACTTGGACTATCCCGAGAGTGTCGGAATCCTGAGCGAGATGGGACTCCAGCTGGTGTGGCCCGGCCTCCGGCCGGCCGAAGCGATCGGCCGGTTGTTGGAAACCGCGGGCGAGGCGCCTCGCCGTATTATCGGCATCGTATCAGATGTGCGTTCGGCACATGCGAGCCTGCCGCTGCCATCGTTTTACGTACCTGTAACCCCTCGGCTTCCCGGCAGGGACTTCGCAGTGAGATTGCAGAGCGGCGCTACGTGGTCCGCGGCTGAAATCCGCGACAGAATTCAAGCGCGGGTTGCGCCGCCGTTGTCGGTCAGAATCACCTGCGAAGCCGACTTGCTGAGCAGGGGCCTACTCAACCAGAAGTTCATCACCATGTTGTTTTCCGCCTTCGGCATTGTGGCATTGATTCTTGCCGCAGTCGGCCTCTATGCCGTGGCGTCATTCGAGGTCGCGCTTCGGCGTTCAGAGATCGGCCTGCGTATGTCGCTCGGCGCAACCCCCGGTAATGTTCAGCGCTTCGTGATCCGGGAAGCTCTGGGCCCGGTCGTAATCGGCCTCGGGGTGGGTATTATCGGTACCTATTGGGCATCGAAGTTCGCACAATCATGGTGGTACAAAATCGATTCGCGGGATCCGATGACCTACCTGCTCGCAGCTACGGTTCTGATCGCGGCAACCACCTTTGCCGCCTGGCTCCCGGCCCGCCGTGCTTCAAGGATCGATCCCATGGCAGCGCTGCGCTGCGAGTGA
- a CDS encoding PadR family transcriptional regulator codes for MQPINSTIFDRELKKGSAELLILSLIEGRPRHGYEICKLIEERSGGTVRFYVASLYPLLYRLEKRGWIKGRWVEKAGQRRRRFYRLTVEGRVVLAAQRRGWRAFVEAINRITEEEHA; via the coding sequence ATGCAACCTATCAACAGTACGATATTTGACCGCGAATTGAAAAAAGGCAGCGCCGAGCTGTTGATCCTCTCATTGATCGAGGGCCGGCCGCGGCACGGCTATGAGATCTGCAAACTCATCGAGGAGCGCTCAGGAGGAACCGTGCGCTTCTACGTCGCATCGCTCTACCCTTTGCTCTATCGCCTGGAGAAGCGGGGCTGGATCAAAGGTCGCTGGGTCGAGAAAGCGGGACAGCGTCGGCGGCGTTTCTATCGTCTGACGGTCGAGGGCCGCGTCGTTCTGGCGGCACAGCGGCGGGGTTGGAGGGCTTTCGTGGAAGCGATCAATCGCATCACGGAGGAAGAGCATGCCTGA
- a CDS encoding ABC transporter permease codes for MDSLLQDLRFAVRMFAKNPGLTLIAVFSLSLAIGPNSALFSAVDAVLLSPPPIQQPDQIVGISTRVAGQHKGISYPEYLDLRDQTSTLAGVLTWQNMGALLDASGTRELVPLAVVSENYFSLSGAKAAAGRTLLPKLDEIYEGAPPIVISYSLWQRSFATDPEIVGKTIILTGKPFRIVGVAERGFKGLDSLIPTDIWLPVSALSAMDPSYKILLLRRDEAFGAVWGRLRPGINPEQARLDLTRILNRVGEPQAKTLHERQAVLWLVAPDQARRGIVLGSIVLALVGLVLLIACANVANLQLAQSEMRRRETAIRLALGATRLRLMRQWLTESALLSIMGTGLGLLLGYNLIQFLSKLKLPVTIPLDFDIRLNSHVLGYTLFLAFVTTILFGLSPALRASKPNLVPELKSDDAVVMSHGYRRMPLRNVLVIGQIAVSQLLLAGGGLLLRSYLNITAVRPGFDSQKQMLLVTTIPDEAAPGDYSQVVERIHALPRVRRVSYCSSLPMSGMGEAKLKFSLAGMPALEDMAARFSRVGPGYFETMGTHVLRGRGLETGDARPDAKAVLINEELSRRLKSVMHDEDPVGRWIRIENEDHLVVGVVEDGKYGGLREPPQPFLYLPYDPRRVGEAVLLIETGGDANLLAAQVRRTLSQQNSPVQIVTMTTLREHMRLPRLADEMSANLVGTLGLLGMFMASVGLCGLMFYLVNRRTHEIGVRMALGAESFDVLQMIMGQGLRLTLSGVLIGLALAFLVGRIVAGLLFGISSSDPIAFGGSTLVVTAIAAAAIYAPARKAVRVDPIVALRHE; via the coding sequence ATGGATTCGCTCCTGCAGGACCTGCGCTTTGCCGTACGAATGTTCGCTAAAAATCCCGGCCTGACCCTGATTGCTGTGTTTTCCCTTTCTCTGGCCATAGGTCCGAACTCCGCATTATTCAGCGCAGTGGACGCGGTTCTGTTGAGTCCACCGCCGATTCAACAACCCGACCAGATCGTCGGGATCTCCACTCGTGTCGCAGGGCAGCACAAGGGAATCAGCTATCCAGAGTATCTGGATCTGCGGGATCAGACCTCCACTCTTGCGGGCGTACTCACCTGGCAAAACATGGGCGCATTGTTGGATGCAAGTGGAACCCGCGAGCTTGTCCCACTAGCTGTAGTTTCCGAGAACTACTTTTCCCTTTCTGGAGCCAAAGCCGCGGCAGGGAGAACGCTCCTTCCCAAGTTGGACGAGATCTATGAAGGGGCTCCCCCCATCGTCATCAGCTATAGCCTCTGGCAGCGGAGCTTCGCAACCGATCCCGAAATTGTCGGGAAGACGATCATTCTCACCGGTAAACCGTTTCGCATCGTCGGAGTAGCGGAACGGGGTTTCAAGGGCCTGGACTCGCTCATCCCCACGGATATCTGGCTTCCGGTAAGCGCGCTTAGCGCCATGGATCCTTCCTACAAGATTCTGCTATTGCGCCGGGACGAGGCTTTCGGCGCCGTTTGGGGGCGCCTGCGCCCCGGAATCAATCCCGAACAGGCGCGCCTGGACTTGACCCGGATTTTGAACCGCGTTGGCGAGCCCCAGGCAAAGACATTACATGAGCGTCAGGCTGTGCTTTGGCTGGTGGCACCTGACCAAGCCCGCAGGGGCATCGTGCTTGGGTCCATTGTGCTCGCACTGGTAGGTCTTGTCCTGCTGATAGCGTGCGCCAATGTGGCAAATCTGCAGTTAGCCCAAAGCGAGATGCGCCGCAGAGAGACGGCTATACGCCTGGCTTTGGGTGCTACCAGGCTTCGGCTGATGCGGCAATGGCTCACGGAAAGTGCACTGTTGTCGATCATGGGCACTGGCCTTGGATTGCTGCTTGGCTACAACCTCATTCAGTTCCTTTCGAAGCTGAAGCTGCCGGTCACCATTCCGCTGGACTTCGACATTCGACTCAACAGTCACGTCCTCGGATACACTCTGTTCCTCGCGTTCGTCACCACCATTCTCTTCGGGCTGAGTCCCGCCTTAAGAGCCTCCAAGCCCAACCTTGTGCCCGAACTCAAAAGCGACGATGCAGTTGTGATGAGTCATGGCTACCGCCGGATGCCTTTGCGTAACGTCCTGGTAATCGGGCAGATTGCCGTTTCGCAATTGTTGCTTGCAGGCGGGGGCCTCCTGCTCAGGAGTTATCTCAACATCACGGCCGTTCGCCCTGGCTTTGATTCTCAAAAGCAGATGCTACTCGTGACCACCATCCCGGATGAGGCTGCTCCGGGTGATTATTCACAGGTTGTCGAACGGATCCACGCACTGCCGAGGGTTCGGCGGGTGAGCTATTGCTCCAGTTTGCCTATGAGCGGTATGGGCGAGGCCAAACTCAAATTCTCACTTGCCGGCATGCCGGCACTGGAGGACATGGCAGCCCGGTTCAGCAGGGTCGGGCCGGGCTATTTTGAAACCATGGGCACTCATGTCTTGCGCGGGCGTGGTCTGGAAACGGGTGATGCTCGCCCTGATGCAAAGGCCGTTCTCATTAATGAAGAGTTGTCCCGAAGGCTGAAATCGGTGATGCACGACGAAGACCCGGTCGGCCGGTGGATCAGGATAGAAAATGAAGATCACCTCGTGGTCGGCGTAGTCGAAGATGGTAAGTATGGAGGTCTGCGCGAACCTCCTCAGCCGTTCCTTTATTTGCCTTATGACCCGCGCCGAGTTGGAGAGGCTGTATTGTTGATAGAGACAGGTGGCGACGCAAATCTACTCGCCGCTCAGGTCAGACGCACGCTATCCCAGCAAAATTCTCCTGTTCAAATCGTGACGATGACTACACTGAGAGAGCACATGCGCTTACCTCGCTTGGCGGACGAGATGTCAGCCAATTTGGTCGGAACGCTAGGCTTGCTCGGAATGTTCATGGCCAGCGTCGGTTTGTGCGGGCTTATGTTTTACCTGGTGAACCGGCGCACGCACGAGATCGGTGTACGCATGGCGCTTGGCGCGGAATCGTTCGATGTGCTCCAAATGATCATGGGCCAGGGCCTCAGGCTGACGCTTTCGGGCGTCCTGATTGGACTTGCCCTCGCATTTCTTGTCGGCCGGATTGTGGCGGGGCTGCTGTTTGGCATAAGCAGTTCAGACCCAATCGCCTTTGGTGGAAGCACACTTGTGGTCACGGCCATTGCCGCAGCTGCAATCTACGCGCCTGCTCGTAAAGCCGTGCGCGTTGATCCGATCGTAGCGCTGAGGCACGAATAG
- a CDS encoding ABC transporter permease, with the protein MNPFLRRLSFMFREGRFDRDMDDEMRFHLDMKQGEYEKSGMTPEEAHRAAMLRFGNPLLLRESSRQMWAFAWLETLVQDIRYALRVLRRAPGFTITVVATMALGIGATTAIFSVVNAVLLKPLPFSEPDRILALTTEEQGSVSGQIFWHTRERARSFEGIAAQGSGTGWNLMAGSEAEYVDGLSVSEGYFAVLGFRPLLGHEFTREQDRPGGTRGVILSEQLWRRRFGARGDILGQTVYLGNAPYPVVGVMPAGVRTIPQADLWTPLRVSPQDNTWNYRVLGRLRPGVEATGAQSEFGTLWPMLASDLRLGNDGSRRVINWMPYHMVVAGDKREPLLILLGAVGFVLLIACANVAGLQLARSTSRRRELTARAALGGSVRRLVQQVLIESILLGVAGGAIGLLLSTWGMRSVLALAPTGLAFGQTVGIEWTVLAVALALSVLTGVFFGLVPALDAARIDPRAVLCDMGGRHTAGRRTIWLRRIFTVIEVTLAVVLLIGAGLLMRTFVNLRSVELGFDSHNVLTGQMSLRGWTPGRNDGFVAFVEGALYRIRRLPGVEAAAVGNNVPVERGLNLPLAPPPGSLVQGVRAIDWRYVTPEYFSVFRIPLRAGRPFDERDVARGAPVALVNEAFVRAYFGNASPIGKSISLVAGVGNDPVREIVGVVADVRTAPGAGWSSGRNALAASAAPIIYVPVAQVPDALLAMVHSVYRVSWAVRVRTMNPNLIPAIQSIVREAQPGLPFVRFLTMEDVVGQSIQTERFHLTLIAIFAAVAMTLAAIGIYGLVAYNVSQRTKEIGVRMALGAEPRGIFGQFVRESLVLAFVGMVLGLSGAAALSQTLQSFVWGVKPLDPMTFIVVSTVLMAMAVGASLLPALRATRVNPTEALRYE; encoded by the coding sequence ATGAATCCCTTCCTGAGGCGATTGTCCTTTATGTTCCGCGAAGGTCGCTTCGACCGCGACATGGATGACGAGATGCGCTTTCATCTCGACATGAAGCAGGGGGAATATGAAAAATCAGGAATGACACCCGAAGAGGCGCACCGTGCCGCGATGCTTCGGTTCGGAAACCCGCTGCTCTTGCGTGAATCGAGCCGTCAGATGTGGGCGTTTGCGTGGCTGGAGACCCTCGTGCAGGATATCCGTTACGCTCTTCGCGTCCTGCGGCGCGCGCCCGGATTTACGATCACCGTCGTTGCCACAATGGCGCTGGGGATTGGAGCAACAACCGCCATTTTCAGCGTGGTAAATGCCGTCTTGCTAAAACCACTCCCCTTTTCCGAGCCGGATCGGATCCTGGCGCTCACGACCGAAGAGCAGGGCTCGGTCAGTGGCCAGATATTCTGGCACACGCGCGAGCGAGCGCGCAGTTTTGAAGGGATTGCCGCGCAAGGTTCAGGCACCGGCTGGAACCTCATGGCCGGCAGTGAAGCGGAATACGTCGACGGCCTGAGCGTATCCGAAGGTTACTTTGCCGTGCTTGGATTTCGGCCGCTTCTCGGGCACGAATTCACGCGCGAACAGGATCGGCCTGGTGGGACGCGCGGCGTCATCCTGAGCGAGCAGCTCTGGCGGAGGCGCTTCGGCGCGCGTGGTGACATCCTCGGCCAGACGGTTTATCTCGGAAATGCGCCGTATCCGGTTGTGGGCGTGATGCCGGCCGGAGTGCGGACGATTCCCCAAGCCGATCTCTGGACGCCCCTCCGCGTCTCGCCACAGGACAACACCTGGAATTATCGTGTCCTGGGTCGTCTGCGGCCGGGCGTTGAAGCTACAGGCGCCCAGAGCGAGTTCGGAACTTTGTGGCCTATGTTGGCATCAGATCTGCGCCTGGGCAACGACGGATCGCGCCGGGTGATCAACTGGATGCCTTACCACATGGTTGTCGCCGGCGACAAGCGCGAGCCGCTTCTCATTCTGCTGGGAGCGGTCGGCTTCGTACTCCTGATCGCCTGCGCAAATGTCGCCGGCCTCCAATTAGCGCGTTCCACATCACGGCGGCGTGAATTGACCGCACGCGCGGCGCTCGGCGGCAGCGTGCGGCGTCTCGTGCAGCAAGTCCTCATCGAATCCATACTTTTGGGAGTTGCAGGCGGAGCAATCGGCCTGCTGCTTTCAACCTGGGGGATGCGCAGCGTGCTGGCGCTCGCACCCACCGGGCTCGCCTTCGGCCAGACTGTGGGTATTGAGTGGACGGTACTGGCCGTCGCCTTGGCGCTGTCGGTGCTGACGGGTGTGTTCTTCGGCCTGGTGCCGGCGCTCGACGCCGCGCGAATCGACCCGCGTGCTGTGCTGTGTGACATGGGCGGACGCCACACGGCGGGCAGACGCACGATCTGGCTGCGGCGCATATTTACCGTAATCGAGGTGACCCTCGCCGTCGTCCTTCTGATTGGCGCCGGCCTTCTAATGCGCACCTTTGTCAACCTGCGCAGTGTCGAGCTCGGCTTCGATTCGCACAATGTTCTTACCGGCCAGATGTCGCTTCGCGGATGGACACCTGGGAGGAATGACGGATTCGTGGCGTTTGTGGAAGGGGCCCTCTATCGCATCCGCAGGCTGCCGGGCGTTGAAGCCGCGGCGGTGGGGAACAACGTGCCGGTCGAGCGCGGCTTGAATCTCCCGCTCGCGCCGCCGCCGGGGAGTCTCGTGCAGGGTGTCAGGGCCATCGACTGGCGCTACGTTACGCCGGAATATTTCAGCGTATTCCGCATACCGCTGCGTGCGGGACGACCGTTCGACGAGCGTGATGTTGCGCGAGGTGCGCCTGTGGCGTTGGTGAACGAGGCCTTCGTCCGCGCATATTTTGGGAATGCCTCGCCGATTGGCAAATCCATCAGTCTTGTGGCCGGAGTCGGGAATGATCCGGTGCGCGAGATCGTCGGCGTCGTAGCGGATGTGAGGACCGCGCCGGGCGCCGGCTGGTCCAGCGGAAGGAACGCACTCGCGGCGTCCGCAGCCCCCATCATTTATGTCCCGGTAGCTCAGGTGCCCGATGCCCTCCTGGCTATGGTGCACAGCGTCTATCGTGTGAGTTGGGCCGTGCGCGTCCGGACCATGAACCCCAACCTCATTCCAGCCATACAGTCGATTGTGCGGGAAGCCCAGCCGGGCCTACCCTTCGTGCGTTTCCTGACAATGGAGGACGTTGTCGGTCAGTCCATTCAGACAGAAAGGTTCCATCTGACGCTCATTGCCATTTTTGCAGCGGTTGCGATGACGCTGGCAGCAATCGGTATCTACGGGCTAGTTGCCTACAATGTGAGCCAGAGAACGAAGGAGATTGGAGTCCGCATGGCGCTCGGAGCCGAGCCCCGCGGGATTTTTGGCCAATTCGTGCGCGAGTCGCTTGTTCTGGCATTTGTCGGCATGGTCCTCGGCCTTTCCGGCGCGGCTGCCCTTTCGCAGACGCTCCAATCCTTTGTCTGGGGCGTAAAGCCGCTCGACCCGATGACATTCATAGTCGTGTCGACCGTGCTTATGGCTATGGCGGTGGGGGCGAGCCTGCTGCCGGCTCTCCGAGCCACGCGAGTCAATCCCACCGAAGCCCTGCGCTACGAATAA
- a CDS encoding PadR family transcriptional regulator produces the protein MPGMSKMELLPGTLDMLILKSLTRGVMHGYGIAQHIQQLSSDVLQVEEGSLYPALQRLQIQGWIASEWGHSVNNRRARYYRLTAAGRKQLEKKVSEFDKLLKAIASVMRPATDT, from the coding sequence ATGCCAGGAATGTCGAAAATGGAGCTTCTGCCCGGCACGTTGGACATGCTTATTCTCAAGAGTCTTACCCGGGGAGTGATGCACGGTTACGGGATTGCGCAACACATCCAGCAGTTGTCCTCGGACGTGCTCCAGGTGGAAGAGGGATCCCTGTATCCCGCGCTGCAGCGGCTGCAGATTCAAGGATGGATCGCGTCCGAATGGGGCCACTCGGTCAACAACCGACGTGCCCGTTATTATCGGCTGACCGCCGCCGGACGGAAGCAGCTGGAAAAGAAAGTGTCGGAATTCGACAAACTGCTAAAGGCGATTGCCAGCGTGATGCGTCCGGCGACGGATACTTGA